The following are from one region of the Aspergillus luchuensis IFO 4308 DNA, chromosome 4, nearly complete sequence genome:
- a CDS encoding uncharacterized protein (COG:F;~EggNog:ENOG410Q27B;~InterPro:IPR031804,IPR015797,IPR000086;~PFAM:PF15916,PF00293;~go_function: GO:0016787 - hydrolase activity [Evidence IEA]) gives MSTTSSLYQVVADLDNFPYPTANDADNPILQNYHAFRITGIPQTLGYIPNELITTFPWPSDTWAINTTPTNKTITLLTPPTATASTRTAILFPTLQQLASHGILRGWRNETFPLYGPDGTAILEIERAASALFGIVTYGVQMLCYTDDKVSNTPHLWIAKRSSLKQTYPGMLDTTAAGGLSTGLPPREAIMREASEEAEIPEELLRKEIRFVDRISYFHVKKESVGGIGMVELLQPEVEYLYELRLGKEVVPSPADSEVEDFRLWGVKEVKKALGEGRFKPNSAVVVVDFLLRRGLLDGNDEDERIRVRLHRELPLPVVDHEVGRV, from the exons atgtcaacaacatcatcattgtaCCAGGTCGTAGCAGACCTCGACAA CTTCCCCTATCCTACCGCCAACGATGCCGACAACCCCATCCTGCAAAACTACCACGCCTTCCGGATCACGGGCATCCCCCAAACCCTAGGCTACATCCCCAACGAGCTAATAACCACCTTCCCCTGGCCATCAGACACCTGGGCCATCAataccacacccaccaacaAAACAATCACCCTCCTCACACCCCCCACCGCAACCGCCTCCACCCGCACcgccatcctcttccccacCCTCCAGCAACTCGCCTCCCACGGCATCCTCCGCGGCTGGCGCAACGAGACCTTTCCCCTCTACGGCCCAGACGGGACCGCCATCCTGGAAATAGAACGCGCCGCAAGCGCCCTCTTCGGGATAGTAACCTACGGCGTGCAAATGCTCTGCTACACCGATGATAAAGTCTCCAACACACCGCACCTCTGGATCGCCAAACGCTCCTCCCTTAAACAGACATACCCCGGTATGTTAGACACCACTGCCGCCGGGGGGCTAAGTACAGGGTTACCACCGAGGGAGGCCATCATGCGGGAAGCGAgcgaggaggcggagatcCCGGAAGAGTTGTTGCGGAAGGAGATCAGGTTTGTGGATCGGATTTCGTATTTCCATGTTAAGAAGGAGAGCGTTGGGGGGATAGGGATGGTGGAGCTGTTGCAGCCCGAGGTGGAGTATTTGTATGAGTTGAGgttggggaaggaggtggtTCCAAGTCCGGCAGATAGTGAAGTGGAGGATTTCAGGCTGTGGGGGGtaaaggaggtgaagaaggcgctaggggaggggaggtttAAGCCGAATagtgcggtggtggtggtggatttcTTGTTGAGGAGGGGGTTGTTAGATGGtaatgatgaggatgagagaatCCGGGTGAGGTTGCATAGGGAGTTGCCTTTACCAGTGGTGGATCATGAGGTGGGAAGAGTATAG
- a CDS encoding uncharacterized protein (BUSCO:EOG09260OLB;~COG:Q;~EggNog:ENOG410PIU0;~InterPro:IPR017210,IPR019236;~PFAM:PF09949), with product MSQYEPSSSSAWGSSTGRERGARRKKVFDYLKAANELRQTYAAQWSAQIGGQSDYDDYRDTPGAFPDVEIARSEFEEMVIFPSYARRLVKHEHVDSYYSRRRGSNATIEEYRGESDGFGTGMPIWDELEDQNAIVAVDVRGWVYAPHRGPMTRKHRLMVALARKLSGVPAPMNSTNDGDEHNANDSRTEKGDEELVNTQAQSIIKQAEKEADPVWKDSAEDRDAQNTPGRPLQRAATAPLSKDELSVANAHLLERLRPFLTNPVTGIPVTVFFFNNDRSQSRSVMTDESGHFRLRASLPFIPTHARVLASEDLSAVKEVKVIEPTGVSLISDIDDTVKHSAIASGAKEMFRNTFVRELNELTVDGVTDWYSKLAKMGVDLHYVSNAPWQLYPLLERYFKLAGLPPGSFHLKQYSGMLQGIFEPTAERKRGSLEQILRDFPTRKFILVGDSGEADLEVYTDIVLANPGRILGIFIRDVTTTDRQKFFEKSVDHLEHDLNRSRSSPQLVETSDAVSKRPALPPRRPVETADSSADAVSLDNADLIDLSDEVEQKMSLADMKKPSTGREPPAKPSKPSALRSVSTNPDMSKDDQPSLQLTAKRKPVPPLPPRRSSTKPDISTDNILDTENNTPVNNVARPMPIRPKPSLQDIPNDNGIGTRLTRSKQAPPPPPPRRTNTGTSTPGSISSQQTTNRPTPPPLPPKQSYPASAATAATAALQYASDRLNWSPTPSNILRPAQPNSSASRSSTSADSSTPNSTAVPAAPLPNKREELWRRRWERAQELLEKQGVVLGSWRVGQDAQDVSCWLVEEALKDMKRG from the coding sequence ATGTCACAGTACGagccttcatcctcgtcggcatGGGGCTCTAGTACTGGGCGGGAGAGGGGAGCGCGCCGCAAGAAGGTCTTTGACTACTTGAAGGCTGCCAATGAGCTGCGCCAAACCTATGCTGCGCAATGGTCGGCGCAGATCGGTGGCCAGAGCGACTATGACGACTATCGTGATACCCCGGGCGCATTCCCGGACGTTGAGATTGCGCGATCCGAATTTGAAGAGATGGTGATATTCCCGAGCTATGCGAGACGATTGGTGAAACATGAGCATGTGGATTCATACTATAGCCGCCGTCGAGGATCAAATGCCACCATTGAGGAGTATCGGGGCGAGTCCGATGGCTTTGGCACAGGCATGCCGATATGGGACGAGCTGGAAGACCAGAATGCGATCGTCGCAGTCGATGTGCGTGGCTGGGTATACGCACCTCATCGCGGGCCGATGACTCGAAAACATCGTCTGATGGTCGCTCTCGCTAGAAAGCTCAGCGGAGTACCAGCTCCTATGAACAGCAcgaatgatggtgatgaacaTAATGCAAATGACTCTAGGACTGAGAAGGGGGACGAAGAGCTGGTCAATACGCAGGCACAATCGATCATTAAGCAGGCTGAAAAGGAGGCTGATCCCGTATGGAAAGACAGCGCAGAAGATCGTGATGCCCAAAATACTCCCGGACGACCTCTCCAGAGGGCAGCAACGGCACCGCTGAGCAAGGATGAACTCTCCGTCGCCAATGCGCACCTTCTGGAGCGATTACGCCCTTTCTTGACGAACCCGGTAACAGGAATCCCCGTcactgtcttcttcttcaacaacgaCAGGAGCCAGTCGAGGAGCGTGATGACCGATGAGTCCGGTCACTTTCGCCTACGAGCGTCACTACCTTTTATCCCGACTCACGCCCGCGTGCTAGCCTCCGAGGATCTCTCGGCCGTGAAGGAAGTCAAGGTCATCGAGCCCACGGGCGTTAGCTTGATCAGCGATATCGACGACACGGTAAAACATTCTGCTATTGCGAGCGGAGCCAAAGAGATGTTTCGCAACACCTTCGTCCGTGAACTGAACGAGTTGACGGTCGACGGTGTTACTGACTGGTATAGCAAGCTGGCGAAGATGGGAGTCGACCTGCACTATGTCTCTAATGCCCCCTGGCAACTGTATCCTCTTCTGGAACGCTACTTCAAGCTCGCCGGCCTGCCCCCGGGTTCTTTCCACTTGAAACAATACAGTGGTATGCTTCAGGGGATATTCGAGCCTACGgcggaaaggaagaggggctCTTTGGAGCAGATTTTGAGAGACTTTCCTACCCGCAAGTTCATTCTCGTTGGAGACAGCGGTGAAGCGGATTTGGAGGTATATACCGACATCGTTCTAGCAAACCCGGGACGGATTCTTGGAATCTTCATTCGCGACGTTACCACCACCGATCGACAGAAATTCTTCGAGAAATCAGTGGACCACTTAGAACATGATTTGAACCGGAGCCGCAGCAGTCCGCAACTTGTGGAAACTTCTGATGCCGTGTCTAAACGTCCGGCATTACCACCTCGGCGGCCCGTGGAAACGGCCGATTCGTCCGCGGATGCCGTGAGCCTAGACAACGCCGACTTGATCGATCTTAGCGACGAGGTGGAACAGAAGATGTCTTTGGCCGATATGAAGAAGCCCTCCACCGGGCGCGAACCACCCGCGAAACCTTCCAAGCCCTCCGCGTTGCGCTCAGTTTCGACTAATCCAGACATGAGCAAAGACGATCAGCCTTCACTTCAACTAACAGCCAAACGAAAACCTGTGCCACCACTACCCCCACGCCGCTCTTCCACTAAGCCCGATATTTCAACCGACAACATACTTGATACCGAAAACAATACGCCTGTGAATAATGTAGCGAGACCAATGCCCATACGTCCTAAGCCTAGCTTACAAGATATCCCCAACGACAACGGGATTGGCACAAGGCTGACACGCTCAAAGCAAgcaccgccacctcctccaccacgcAGAACCAACACAGGAACTTCAACCCCGGGTTCTATCTCATCACAGCAAACTACAAACcgcccaacacccccaccccttccccCGAAACAATCATACCCCGCATCTGCAGCcacagcagccacagcagcgCTACAATACGCCTCCGACCGTTTGAACTGGTCTCCAACCCCATCGAACATTCTCCGACCGGCCCAGCCAAACTCCTCAGCAAGCAGgtccagcaccagcgccGACAGTAGCACTCCGAACTCAACGGCGGTCCCAGCAGCTCCTTTGCCCAACAAACGAGAGGAACTATGGCGACGTCGCTGGGAACGCGCCCAGGAACTTCTGGAAAAGCAAGGCGTGGTACTGGGCAGTTGGCGCGTAGGCCAGGATGCGCAGGACGTGAGTTGCTGGTTGGTAGAGGAGGCGCTGAAGGATATGAAACGGGGGTGA
- a CDS encoding uncharacterized protein (COG:U;~EggNog:ENOG410QE2V;~InterPro:IPR020846,IPR011701,IPR036259;~PFAM:PF07690;~TransMembrane:14 (i158-180o200-217i229-249o255-280i292-314o320-340i360-381o387-408i429-453o465-482i494-511o523-544i556-578o598-619i);~go_function: GO:0022857 - transmembrane transporter activity [Evidence IEA];~go_process: GO:0055085 - transmembrane transport [Evidence IEA]) gives MPSDQPYPTRDDASRSPSSNNDKNKTTVEVTQNSLDSAPLSRRSSLSLTDQASSSKFASTPATGAQTPDPLYAHLAGHDDTLKKFPQVIAHARDDSEDESYELPVARHSRGDADPTDGQHLSYRRPSMVAAQGRDFPDEAGSPPPKPTQGRPPEISSFGAEIVLIAVCSAGLMLFSFLLGDVLAPQLQFRQALGITNTELPWLVGSFNVANGLSVVVSGSLTDLTPPKALMVGAFLWLSVWNIIGAFSIHPSRYVLFFVVRAMQGLAIGVLVSGSMSILGRVYKPGIRKNRVFSAMAACAPFGFSLGAIEGGLLYQNLPWIFGCNAIITAICAVGAYFSIPPLRPMADSAGGEVPSLRQFDYLGAAFAVGGCVCLLFGLTQGGVTDWSVYTCVLTAVGIVLLIGLFIVERYVPRPLIPNRLWNTKGFTPLMIAYFLGFGSFFGAWQFYAIQFWLRIQHASPIDVALYHLPNAIFGVIATWVVSRTLHLVPGHYIYTISMFAFTLGPAFFLPQSPTTTYWELSLPGVALVTFGPDLAFAAASIFITSNVARSYQGSAGSLLVTNQNLSSAIITSVADAIGTRVDKQADGSVGLTGLRAIWWFALACQLLAALVTVTSVRIPKEEKEHVT, from the coding sequence ATGCCGTCCGACCAGCCCTACCCGACCCGGGATGATGCCTCCCGGTCCCCGAGTTCGAACaacgacaagaacaagaccaCTGTTGAAGTGACGCAGAACAGCCTGGACTCGGCTCCATTGTCTCGGCGATCCTCGCTCTCACTGACCGACCAGGCCAGCAGTAGTAAATTcgcctccacccccgcgACCGGAGCTCAAACCCCGGATCCTTTGTACGCCCACCTCGCCGGCCACGACGACACGCTCAAGAAATTCCCCCAGGTTATTGCACACGCGCGAGATGACAGTGAAGACGAATCTTATGAGTTGCCCGTGGCACGACACAGTCGCGGCGATGCAGATCCTACCGATGGCCAGCATCTCAGCTACCGCCGGCCTTCTATGGTCGCAGCTCAGGGCAGGGACTTCCCCGACGAGGCCGGCTCCCCACCCCCTAAGCCCACCCAGGGCCGTCCGCCAGAAATCAGCAGTTTCGGTGCCGAGATCGTGTTGATCGCGGTCTGCTCCGCAGGTCTgatgttgttttctttcctcctcggAGATGTGCTCGCTCCGCAGCTCCAGTTCCGGCAAGCCCTcggcatcaccaacaccgagCTACCCTGGCTTGTCGGCTCCTTCAACGTTGCCAATGGCTTGTCCGTCGTGGTGTCCGGCTCGTTGACCGACCTGACGCCTCCCAAAGCCCTTATGGTCGGGGCTTTCCTCTGGCTTAGCGTCTGGAACATCATTGGcgccttctccatccacccctcCCGTTATGTGCTCTTCTTCGTGGTGCGCGCCATGCAGGGCCTGGCCATCGGCGTCTTGGTCTCCGGTAGCATGAGCATTCTCGGCCGCGTCTACAAGCCAGGCATTCGCAAGAACCgcgtcttctccgccatGGCCGCCTGCGCCCCGTTTGGCTTCTCCCTGGGCGCCATCGAAGGCGGTCTCCTCTACCAAAACCTTCCCTGGATCTTCGGCTgcaacgccatcatcaccgccatctGTGCTGTCGGTGCTTacttctccatccccccGCTGCGCCCTATGGCAGACTCCGCCGGAGGCGAGGTGCCCTCGCTGCGCCAGTTCGACTACCTTGGCGCCGCCTTCGCCGTCGGCGGCTGTGTCTGCTTACTCTTTGGACTGACCCAGGGTGGCGTCACCGACTGGTCCGTATACACCTGCGTGCTCACCGCAGTAGGCATCGTCCTACTCATTGGCCTCTTTATCGTGGAGCGCTACGTACCACGCCCTCTGATCCCCAACCGCCTCTGGAATACCAAGGGCTTCACCCCGCTCATGATCGCCTACTTTCTGGGCTTCGGGTCCTTCTTCGGCGCCTGGCAGTTCTACGCCATCCAGTTCTGGCTGCGCATCCAGCATGCCAGCCCCATCGACGTGGCGCTATACCACCTCCCGAACGCCATCTTTGGCGTCATCGCCACCTGGGTGGTCAGCCGCACCTTGCACCTCGTACCGGGCCACTACATCTACACCATCTCCATGTTCGCCTTTACGCTCGGACcggccttcttccttccccagaGCCCTACCACTACGTACTGGGAACTGTCTCTGCCTGGTGTGGCGCTTGTTACCTTTGGCCCCGATCTGGCTTTCGCGGCtgcttccatcttcatcactagTAACGTGGCGCGCTCGTACCAGGGCAGTGCGGGGAGTCTGCTGGTTACGAACCAGAACTTGTCATCGGCGATTATTACCAGTGTAGCAGATGCGATTGGCACACGCGTCGATAAGCAGGCCGATGGGAGTGTTGGGCTTACTGGACTGCGTGCTATTTGGTGGTTCGCACTGGCGTGTCAGTTGCTGGCGGCGCTGGTTACGGTTACGTCGGTGAGGATAccaaaggaggagaaggagcatGTTACTTGA
- a CDS encoding uncharacterized protein (COG:S;~EggNog:ENOG410PM59;~InterPro:IPR036291,IPR015814,IPR006115,IPR008927, IPR013328;~PFAM:PF03807,PF03446,PF09130;~go_function: GO:0016491 - oxidoreductase activity [Evidence IEA];~go_function: GO:0050661 - NADP binding [Evidence IEA];~go_process: GO:0055114 - oxidation-reduction process [Evidence IEA]), translated as MSYPFEAIGIISIGEMGLGIAQLLIAHHYRVLTYAADRSEATQRRAWEAGIELRPSMQDLVDQSDCLLSIVPPRDALATARRIVEASSARPTVRDTPLWVIDLNAVSPKTAREMEALFTEASGTSSSSYLRYIDGGIVGGPPRPLQPTNPNEPAWHCASLIVSGPEKLPDEKLSRTLNIKHISDRIGVATGLKMCFASLTKGFFALAIQSFTTAHSMGVLPQLQELMEEHNAATLRIAEKGVVGMPPKAYRWVREMKEIGDTMRDDGGFESDLFYAVAQVYQTVADDPILGQEKPDDRQRGKTVEDVVECLDKSLKVKKD; from the exons ATGTCATACCCCTTCGAAGCCATCggcatcatctccatcgggGAGATGGGTCTGGGCATAGCCCAGCTCCTAATCGCCCATCATTACCGAGTCCTGACCTATGCGGCCGATCGGAG CGAAGCCACCCAACGGCGAGCATGGGAAGCAGGCATTGAGCTCCGTCCCTCGATGCAAGACCTAGTCGACCAAAGCGACtgcctcctctccatcgtTCCACCACGGGACGCACTCGCAACCGCCCGGCGCATCGTGGAAGCATCGTCCGCGCGGCCCACGGTCCGCGATACCCCGTTATGGGTAATTGATCTGAATGCTGTGTCGCCAAAGACAGCGCGCGAGATGGAAGCACTCTTTACTGAAGCAAGTGggacatcgtcatcatcttaCCTCCGGTACATCGACGGAGGCATCGTGGGTGGCCCACCGCGGCCATTGCAGCCAACCAACCCCAACGAACCAGCCTGGCATTGTGCCAGCTTGATAGTCTCCGGTCCTGAGAAACTCCCAGACGAGAAGTTATCTCGCACACTGAATATCAAACATATCTCGGACCGGATTGGTGTAGCGACCGGGTTGAAGATGTGCTTTGCTTCTCTGACGAAGGGGTTTTTCGCGTTGGCTATTCAGTCGTTTACTACGGCGCATTCTATGGGTGTGCTGCCGCAGCTGCAAGAATTGATGGAGGAGCATAATGCGGCGACGCTGCGGATAgcggagaagggggtggtaGGGATGCCGCCGAAGGCGTATCGGtgggtgagggagatgaaggaaATTGGGGATACGATGAGGGATGACGGGGGGTTTGAAAGTGATTT GTTCTACGCCGTGGCTCAGGTGTATCAGACCGTCGCGGATGATCCTATCCTGGGGCAAGAGAAGCCGGATGATCGACAGCGGGGGAAGACGGTCGAGGACGTGGTGGAGTGTTTGGATAAGAGcttgaaggtgaagaaggattAA
- a CDS encoding uncharacterized protein (COG:G;~EggNog:ENOG410PFEN;~InterPro:IPR005829,IPR005828,IPR003663,IPR036259, IPR020846;~PFAM:PF00083,PF07690;~TransMembrane:12 (i12-30o57-80i87-105o111-129i149-168o180-202i281-299o311-332i339-362o374-393i405-427o433-454i);~go_component: GO:0016020 - membrane [Evidence IEA];~go_component: GO:0016021 - integral component of membrane [Evidence IEA];~go_function: GO:0022857 - transmembrane transporter activity [Evidence IEA];~go_process: GO:0055085 - transmembrane transport [Evidence IEA]), which translates to MAPTYAGLSGRKLSLAVSTIATMGFLLFGYDQGVMSGIISDTAFEDLFTATKNNSTMQALVTSVYELGCLVGAMFALFFGDKTGRKWMIFSGAIVMIIGVVIQVTSYAGHIPLLQFFIGRVITGIGNGMNTSTIPTYQAECSKTSNRGLLICIEGGIIAIGTAIAYWIDYGAHFGNKDLVWRFPIAFQIFFGLIIIVGMWFLPDSPRYLISKDRVQEGEYVLAALGGWEIHDHETQLQKQLVIDSIRASNAAGKDVGYRDLLTGGRSQHFRRMIIGSSSQIFQQLGGCNAVIYYLPVLLQDSLHETENFSLVIGGVNMIVYAIFATFSWFFIEKIGRRKLFLGGSFLQCIAMVITFACLIPGDQETAKGAVFGLFLYMAAFGAAWLPLPWLYPAELSPIKTRAKANAVSTCSNWLFNFLIVMITPVMVSHIGWGTYLFFAVLNGLFIPFIWFFYPETANRSLEEIDIIFAKGYTENISYVRAAHELPKLTDDEVEQKAIEYGFGGASDEEKVTTAEVSGSNSARESE; encoded by the exons ATGGCGCCGACCTACGCTGGCCTGTCGGGCAGGAAACTGTCCCTGGCCGTCTCGACAATTGCGACGATGGGTTTCTTGCTGTTCGGTTATGATC AGGGTGTCATGTCCGGTATTATCAGTGATACCGCGTTCGAAGACCTCTTCACTGCCACCAAGAACAACTCTACCATGCAGGCCTTGGTTACATCCGTTTATGAATTAG GTTGTCTGGTGGGCGCTATGTTCGcgctcttcttcggtgacAAGACTGGACGTAAATGGATGATCTTCTCGGGTGCCATTGTCATGATTATCGGTGTCGTCATTCAGGTCACCTCGTATGCCGGTCACATTCCTCTTCTGCAGTTCTTCATTGGTCGTGTCATCACCGGTATCGGTAACGGCATGAACACTTCCACTATCCCGACCTACCAGGCCGAGTGCTCCAAGACTAGCAACCGTGGTCTGCTCATTTGTATCGAGGGTGGTATCATTGCCATCGGTACTGCGATTGCCTACTGGATTGACTACGGTGCCCACTTCGGTAACAAGGACCTGGTGTGGCGTTTCCCCATTGctttccagatcttcttcggtctcatcatcatcgtcggcatGTGGTTCCTTCCCGACTCCCCCCGTTACCTCATCTCCAAGGACCGCGTCCAGGAGGGTGAGTACGTGCTTGCCGCCCTGGGTGGTTGGGAGATCCACGACCACGAGACCCAGCtccagaagcagctggtCATTGACTCCATCAGAGC TTCGAACGCCGCTGGCAAGGACGTCGGATATCGTGACCTTCTCACTGGTGGCCGCTCCCAGCACTTCCGTCGTATGATCATCGGTTCCTCCTCGCAGATTTTCCAGCAGCTCGGTGGTTGCAACGCTGTCATCTACTACCTGCCTGTGTTGCTCCAGGATTCCCTTCACGAGACTGAGAACTTCTCCCTGGTCATTGGTGGTGTCAACATGATTGTCTACGCCATCTTTGCCACCTTCTCCTGGTTCTTCATTGAGAAGATCGGTCGTCGCAAGCTCTTCCTGGGTGGATCCTTCCTTCAGTGCATTGCCATGGTTATCACCTTTGCCTGTTTGATCCCTGGTGACCAGGAGACTGCCAAGGGTGCTGTCTTCGGTCTGTTCCTCTACATGGCCGCTTTCGGTGCCGCTTGGTTGCCTCTGCCCTGGTTGTACCCTGCTGAGCTGTCCCCCATCAAGACTCGTGCCAAGGCCAACGCTGTCTCGACCTGCAGCAACTggctcttcaacttcctgaTTGTCATGATCACCCCCGTCATGGTCTCCCACATTGGCTGGGGTACCTACCTGTTCTTCGCCGTCTTGAACGGTCTGTTCATCCCGTTCATCTGGTTCTTCTACCCTGAGACCGCCAACCGCTctctggaggagatcgatATCATCTTCGCCAAGGGTTACACCGAGAACATCAGCTACGTGCGCGCTGCCCACGAGCTGCCCAAGCTCACCGACGACGAAGTCGAGCAGAAGGCCATCGAGTACGGCTTCGGAGGTGccagcgacgaggagaaggttaCCACCGCCGAGGTCTCGGGCTCCAACTCCGCCCGCGAGTCGGAGTAA